From the Lolium rigidum isolate FL_2022 chromosome 2, APGP_CSIRO_Lrig_0.1, whole genome shotgun sequence genome, one window contains:
- the LOC124691406 gene encoding NADP-dependent D-sorbitol-6-phosphate dehydrogenase-like: protein MAATALALSSGHQMPAVGLGVWRMDSPAIRGLIHSALRAGYRHFDCAADYQNESEVGDALAEAFETGLVKREDLFITTKLWNSDHGHVLEACKASLKKLRLDYLDLYLIHFPVATKHTGVGTTASALGDDGVLDIDTTISLETTWHAMEDLVSKGLVRSIGISNYDIFLTRDILAYAKIKPAVNQIETHPYFQRESLVKFCQKHGICVTAHTPLGGSTANTEWFGSVSCLDDPVIKSLAEKYGKTPAQLVLRWGLQRNTVVIPKTSKVERLEENFAVFDFDISGEDMEKMKALDRNYRTNQPAKFWGIDLYA from the exons atggcggcgacggcgctggCACTGAGCAGCGGGCACCAGATGCCGGCGGTGGGGCTCGGCGTCTGGCGGATGGACTCCCCCGCCATCCGCGGCCTCATCCACTCCGCCCTCCGCGCTGGCTACCGCCACTTCGACTGCGCCG CCGACTACCAAAACGAGTCTGAAGTTGGTGATGCACTTGCGGAGGCATTTGAAACTGGACTTGTCAAGAGGGAAGATCTTTTCATCACAACCAAG TTGTGGAACTCAGATCACGGCCATGTGCTCGAAGCCTGTAAGGCCAGTCTGAAGAAGCTGCGGTTGGATTATCTTGATCTCTACCTTATTCACTTCCCAGTTGCTACTAAGCATACTG GCGTTGGCACAACTGCCAGTGCTCTTGGTGACGATGGTGTGCTTGATATTGATACCACAATCTCATTGGAGACAACATGGCATGCCATGGAAGATCTTGTTTCCAAGGGATTGGTTCGCAGCATTGGGATTAG CAATTACGACATCTTCCTCACCAGAGACATCTTGGCGTATGCCAAGATAAAGCCCGCGGTCAACCAAATCGAGACACACCCTTACTTCCAGCGTGAATCTCTTGTGAAGTTCTGCCAGAAGCACGGGATCTGCGTCACTGCACACACACCCCTGGGCGGGTCCACTGCCAACACCGAGTGGTTTGGCTCCGTGTCATGCCTCGACGATCCAGTCATCAAG TCTCTGGCCGAGAAATATGGCAAGACGCCGGCGCAGCTCGTCCTCCGGTGGGGCCTCCAGAGGAACACGGTGGTGATCCCCAAGACCTCCAAGGTGGAAAGGCTGGAGGAGAACTTCGCGGTCTTCGACTTTGACATCTCCGGCGAGGACATGGAGAAGATGAAGGCTCTCGACCGCAACTACCGCACCAACCAGCCGGCAAAGTTCTGGGGCATTGACCTCTACGCTTGA